The following proteins come from a genomic window of Chionomys nivalis chromosome 9, mChiNiv1.1, whole genome shotgun sequence:
- the LOC130881507 gene encoding LOW QUALITY PROTEIN: DNA (cytosine-5)-methyltransferase 3C-like (The sequence of the model RefSeq protein was modified relative to this genomic sequence to represent the inferred CDS: inserted 1 base in 1 codon) encodes MEGESRQLNADEAVGGCEDCVIIRNCSDQFSDAKNVPLTQVTEAICTVEREGCRANSRPSKRKVSSTIAYIQDLTEDGDEGRGGEAEDSSGSGSPSLSWQATASASTPRLSPASPYPTIDLTDEEVTPWSISTPLVELSQDSHQEGMDTLQVDVESRDGANTEYQVSADKLVALGXFSQHFNLATFNKLIFLVSHRKAVYHTLQRARVRAGKTFPSSPGDSVEDQLKPMLEWAHGGFKPTGIEGLKPNNKQPENKSRRRTTNDSASAEYCPPPKRLKTNSYGGKDRGEDDESREQMASDVAYNKVSLEDRCLSCGRKNPVSFHPLFEGGLCQSCRDRFLELFYMYDEDGYQSYCTVCCEGRELLLCSNTSCCRCFCVECLEVLVGTGTAEDAKLQEPWSCYMCLPQRCHGVLRRRKDWNTRLQDFFTTDPDLEEFELPKVFPAIPAARRRPIRVLSLFDGIATGYLVLKDLGIKVEKYVASEVCAESIAVGTIKHEGQIKYVDDVRNITKGNIDEWGPFDLVIGGSPCNDLSCVNPVRKGLFEGTGRLFFEFYRLLNYSRPEECDDRPFFWMFENVVAMEVGDKRDISRFLECNPVMIDAIKVSAAHRARYFWGNLPGMNRPVIASKNDKLELQDCLEFSRTAKLKKVQTITTKSNSIRQGKNQLFPVVMNGQDDDLWCTELERIFGFPAHYTDVSNMGRGARQKLLGRSWSVPVIRHLFAPLKDYFACE; translated from the exons ATGGAAGGGGAGAGCAGACAGCTCAATGCTGACGAGGCTGTCGGTGGATGTGAGGATTGTGTCATCATCAGGAACTGCAGTGACCAGTTCTCAGACGCCAAGAATGTTCCCTTGACCCAAGTCACGGAGGCAATCTGCACAGTGGAGCGAGAAG GCTGCAGAGCAAACTCACGACCGTCCAAGAGGAAGGTCTCCAGCACGATTGCTTACATCCAG GACCTGACTGAAGATGGAGATGAAGGTAGAGGTGGCGAGGCGGAGGACAGCAGTGGCTCTGGCTCTCCG TCCCTGAGCTGGCAAGCAACCGCTTCAGCAAGCACACCGCGGCTGTCCCCTGCCAGCCCTTACCCCACCATTGACCTCACAGATGAAGAAGTGACACCTTGGAGCATCAGTACCCCATTGGTTGAGCTGAGCCAGGACAGCCACCAGGAGGGCATGGACACTCTCCAGGTGGATGTGGAAAGCAGAGATGGAGCCAACACTGAGTATCAG GTCTCTGCTGACAAACTGGTGGCCCTTG TGTTCAGCCAGCATTTTAACCTGGCTACCTTCAATaagctgattttt CTGGTTTCTCACAGGAAGGCCGTATACCATACTCTGCAG AGAGCCAGGGTGCGAGCTGGCAAGACCTTCCCCAGCAGCCCGGGAGACTCCGTGGAGGACCAGCTGAAGCCCATGCTGGAGTGGGCCCATGGGGGCTTCAAGCCCACTGGCATCGAGGGCCTCAAACCGAACAACAAGCAACCAG AGAACAAAAGTCGAAGACGCACAACCAACGACTCTGCCTCTGCTGAGTACTGTCCCCCACCCAAGCGCCTCAAGACCAATAGCTATGGCGGGAAAGACCGAGGGGAGGATGATGAGAGCCGAG AACAGATGGCTTCTGATGTTGCCTACAACAAAGTCAGTCTGGAAG ACCGCTGTTTGTCCTGCGGTAGGAAGAACCCTGTGTCCTTCCACCCCCTCTTTGAGGGTGGGCTCTGTCAGAGTTGCCGG GACCGCTTCCTGGAGCTCTTCTACATGTATGATGAGGACGGCTATCAGTCCTACTGCACCGTGTGCTGCGAGGGCCGTGAGCTCCTTCTGTGCAGCAACACAAGCTGCTGCAG GTGCTTCTGTGTGGAGTGTCTGGAGGTGCTGGTGGGTACAGGGACAGCTGAGGATGCCAAGCTGCAGGAACCCTGGAGCTGCTATATGTGCCTCCCACAGCGCTGCCATGGGGTCCTCAGGCGCAGGAAGGATTGGAACACGCGCCTGCAAGACTTCTTCACTACTGACCCTGACCTCGAGGAATTT GAGCTGCCTAAGGTGTTCCCAGCAATTCCTGCAGCCAGGAGGAGACCCATTAGAGTCCTGTCCCTGTTTGATGGAATTGCGACAG GGTACTTGGTGCTCAAAGACTTGGGTATCAAAGTGGAAAAGTACGTTGCCTCCGAAGTCTGTGCCGAGTCCATTGCCGTGGGCACCATTAAGCATGAAGGCCAAATCAAATACGTGGATGACGTCAGGAACATCACAAAGGGAAAT ATTGATGAGTGGGGCCCATTCGACTTGGTGATTGGTGGAAGCCCTTGCAATGACCTCTCTTGTGTGAACCCTGTCCGAAAAGGACTGTTTG AGGGCACTGGCCGACTCTTCTTTGAGTTTTATCGGTTGCTAAATTACTCACGCCCTGAGGAGTGTGATGACCGTCCATTCTTCTGGATGTTTGAGAATGTGGTAGCCATGGAGGTCGGTGACAAGCGGGACATCTCACGATTCCTGGAG TGTAACCCAGTGATGATCGATGCCATCAAGGTTTCTGCCGCTCACAGGGCCAGATACTTTTGGGGCAACCTGCCCGGGATGAACAG GCCCGTGATAGCTTCCAAGAATGATAAGCTTGAGCTGCAGGACTGCCTGGAGTTCAGTAGGACAGCAAAG TTAAAGAAAGTACAGACAATAACCACCAAGTCGAACTCCATCAGACAGGGGAAAAACCAGCTTTTCCCTGTAGTGATGAATGGCCAGGACGATGACTTGTGGTGTACTGAGCTCGAAAG GATCTTCGGCTTTCCTGCACACTACACAGACGTGTCCAACATGGGCCGTGGTGCCCGCCAGAAGCTGCTGGGGAGGTCCTGGAGTGTACCGGTCATCAGACACCTCTTTGCCCCCTTGAAGGACTACTTTGCATGTGAATAG